One bacterium genomic window, TGGCGCAGACGGAGGTCATGGAGCGGCAGCTCGTGGAGGAGGAGGCCGAGTTGCTCATCCTGGAGATCAGGGCCGACCAGCAGGCCGGGATCCTGGCTGCGGCGACGGACGAAGCCCTGTACGCCTCACGGCAGTTGGAGGGAGAATGCAGCCGCCTCTACCGGCAACGCCAGGCCGAGGTGGCCCGGGCCCGGGCTCTCGAGGCCGCCCGCCGGGCGGGTCCGGCGGCCGGGGTCGGGCCCGGGTTGACGCCCGGTTTCATCTGCCCCATGGATCCGGCCGCCACCTCCTTCATCAACGACTGGGGCTTCCCGCGGTCGGGAGGGCGCACCCACCGGGGCAACGACCTGTTCGCCCCCAGGGGTCAACCCATCTATGCGGTGGGCAACGGCACGGTGCTGCTGACGCAGGGAGGACGGGGCGGTACCGGTCTGTGGCTGGCGGCCGACCACGGGGTCGACTACTACTACGCCCACCTTGACGGTTACGCCCCGGGGATGGCCTCGGGGACCCGGGTCAGCCGGGGCCAGGAGGTGGGCTACAACGGAAACACCGGGAACGCCCGCACCACCCCGCCCCATCTGCATTTCCAACTCCATCCCAGGGGGCGGACCTCATCGCCGGTCAATCCCTACCCGACGCTGGTGCGAGCCTGCCTATGAGCGCACCGGGAGTGTCCATCCGGCCCGATACGCTCGACCCGTGCACCCGGTGATGTTCGATACCAGGACCGGCGGTCATCGTGCGGCGGCGGATCGGGTCGGCCCGTTCGCCACCCGGGACTTCCTCGCCACCGTGTGGCGGCACACCGCCTCGCCCGGCCAGGTTCCCCTCATCCTGTCGGACGAGCGGGGGGAAGTGGCCCTCGTCGAGGAGGGTGATCATCTCGGGCTTCTGGGCCACGAGGACCTGGTCGACTACCGGTCGCCGCTCGGCGAGGCGGTGGACCTGCTGGCCGAGCACTTCCGAGCGTCCGGCCGGCGCCGTTCCTTCCGGTTCGATTCCCTCCCGTCGGCCGCCGCCGACGTTATCACCGAAGCCCTGGACCGGGTCGGTTCCGGCTATGGCATGGCCCCGCACGCCGAGACCGCCGTGGTGGACCTCCCGGAGACGTTCGACCAGTACCTGACCGCCATCGGCAAGAAGCAGCGCCACGAGGCTCGCCGCAAGCGCCGCCGGTTCGTCGGGGAGATGGGCGGGTTGCGCCTGGCGACCTGCGAGGAGCCGGGTCCGGTGCTGGACGACTTCTTCCGGCTCCATCGCCGCTCGGCGGGGCGGAAGGGTCGGTTCATGACCGATCCGATGGAGGAGATGTTCACGGAGCTTCTGAGCGGGGAGGGTTGGCGCCTGGACGCCTTGTACGGGGACGGCGACCTCCCGGCAGCCGTCGTGATCGGCTACTCGGACGCCGACGGCTATTACCTGTACAACTCCGCCTACGACCCCGATCTCCGTCACGTGTCGCCCGGCGTGGTGCTCCTCACGGAGTTGATCGCCGCCACCATCGGGGCGGGGGGAGCTGTGTTCGACTTTCTCAAGGGATCGGAGCCCTACAAGTTCCGCATGGGGGCTCGGGCGCGCCCGCTGTTCGCGGTGGAGGGCATCACATGATCCGCAAGGTGGTGTTCCTCTCCATGCACACGTCGCCGCTGGATCGTCCCGGCGTGGGTGACGCCGGGGGGATGAACGTCTATGTCGATGAGCAGGCCGCCTCCCTCGCCCGACGGGGCATCGAGGTCACCGTGTTCACCCGGCGGACGGATCCGAGCCGTGCGAGGGTGATGGGCACCCCTGCCGGTTACGAGGTGATCCACGTGGAGGCCGGGCCGGTGGCGCCGCTACCGATTCCCCGGCTCGGCGACTGGGTGGGGGAGTTCGCCGCGCAGGTCACCGAGGCCGTGCTCGATGCCGGCAACGGCGGGCCGGGGACCGACATTCTCCACAGCCACTACTGGCTGTCCGGCTGGACGGGCCTGCTCGTCAAGCAGGTCACCGGCCTTCCGCTGGCCAACTCCTTCCACACGTTGGGCCGGGTCAAGGACGCCACCCGCCGTCCGGGCCAGCCGAGCGAACCGTTGTATCGCATCGCCGCCGAGCGGGAGGTGATCGCCCGATCGGACTGCGTGATCGCCTCCACCGAGCACGAGGCGCTGGAGCTGATCGAGCAGTACGGCGCCGATCCCAGCCGGGTTTGCGTGAACCCACCCGGCATCGACCTGACCCTGTTCAGGCCGGGCGATCGCCGGGAGGCCAGGAGACGGCTGGGTCTCGATGACGCGCCGACCGTACTCTTCGTGGGTCGAATCCAGGCGCTGAAGGGACTGGACGTGGCGGTGGCGGCCTTCGGTATGGTGCGAGACCATCTCCCGGATGCCCGGATGATGGTGGTGGGAGGGCCGAGCGGTCCCTCCGGTATCGAGGAGGAGCTCGAGATCCGCCAACTCGCCGCCCGCTCGGGCCTGGAGCGGAAGCTGACCTGGTGCGGCGTCCAGCCCCACCACCGCCTTCCGCTCTACTACCAGGCCGCCGATGTGCTCATCGTGCCGTCGAGGAGCGAGTCCTTCGGGCTGGTGGCGGCGGAAGCGCAGGGAGTGGGCCTGCCGGTAGTGGCCGCCAACGTGGGCGGTTTGCGGTACGTGGTCGAGGATGGAGTGTCCGGATTCCTGGTGGACGGATGGGAGCCGCCCGACTACGCCAAGGCTCTGTTGAGGGTCCTGGACGGGCCGGCCTACCGCGACGAACT contains:
- a CDS encoding M23 family metallopeptidase codes for the protein MSKHIRRVVLMVASVLALAAVAPAPSVAVTQAEVDEACGEYRDAVDMLDAAVAERNDAQAQVAGLYADRDVIAGRVDRLQDQIAERYEELEVLRKAVVDWAVESYMTAETEISGIVLKTSSLDELVTSQEFINAITTERVAAVDRWRLILAQTEVMERQLVEEEAELLILEIRADQQAGILAAATDEALYASRQLEGECSRLYRQRQAEVARARALEAARRAGPAAGVGPGLTPGFICPMDPAATSFINDWGFPRSGGRTHRGNDLFAPRGQPIYAVGNGTVLLTQGGRGGTGLWLAADHGVDYYYAHLDGYAPGMASGTRVSRGQEVGYNGNTGNARTTPPHLHFQLHPRGRTSSPVNPYPTLVRACL
- a CDS encoding GNAT family N-acetyltransferase, with product MHPVMFDTRTGGHRAAADRVGPFATRDFLATVWRHTASPGQVPLILSDERGEVALVEEGDHLGLLGHEDLVDYRSPLGEAVDLLAEHFRASGRRRSFRFDSLPSAAADVITEALDRVGSGYGMAPHAETAVVDLPETFDQYLTAIGKKQRHEARRKRRRFVGEMGGLRLATCEEPGPVLDDFFRLHRRSAGRKGRFMTDPMEEMFTELLSGEGWRLDALYGDGDLPAAVVIGYSDADGYYLYNSAYDPDLRHVSPGVVLLTELIAATIGAGGAVFDFLKGSEPYKFRMGARARPLFAVEGIT
- a CDS encoding glycosyltransferase, with protein sequence MIRKVVFLSMHTSPLDRPGVGDAGGMNVYVDEQAASLARRGIEVTVFTRRTDPSRARVMGTPAGYEVIHVEAGPVAPLPIPRLGDWVGEFAAQVTEAVLDAGNGGPGTDILHSHYWLSGWTGLLVKQVTGLPLANSFHTLGRVKDATRRPGQPSEPLYRIAAEREVIARSDCVIASTEHEALELIEQYGADPSRVCVNPPGIDLTLFRPGDRREARRRLGLDDAPTVLFVGRIQALKGLDVAVAAFGMVRDHLPDARMMVVGGPSGPSGIEEELEIRQLAARSGLERKLTWCGVQPHHRLPLYYQAADVLIVPSRSESFGLVAAEAQGVGLPVVAANVGGLRYVVEDGVSGFLVDGWEPPDYAKALLRVLDGPAYRDELIRGALAAGRRFGWEATTDRLLELYRGIADGSR